One genomic region from Yamadazyma tenuis chromosome 4, complete sequence encodes:
- a CDS encoding uncharacterized protein (EggNog:ENOG503PZCK), protein MDTIDKLETISGLRKRKFRSKIPKFKFLSKLFNKKKAIIKELESILKSIKKIKKLKAETPEISTRGLSEKKDEIIESLLVKVFVALKDSELITPMLEFSLTDEQVRGGLVKTTVDLLKANVIPWEEIFTALKESGLAVEVVRFLLTDPETIEGEIDLILELIPRLIEEKVINLEDLLKILPHTYTTTTKTGTTTTETISFPSGGDSVLVELPITTLLTFFATNQTLVVPTPTPTVNGFL, encoded by the coding sequence ATGGATACTATTGACAAACTTGAAACTATTTCTGGTTTACGAAAGAGGAAGTTTCGGTCTAAGATCCCAAAGTTTAAATTTCTTTCCAAGCTCTttaacaagaagaaagctattatcaaggaattggaaagCATCTTAAAAagtatcaagaagatcaagaaattgaaggctGAGACCCCAGAGATTTCTACAAGAGGTCTATCAGAAAAGAAAGATGAAATTATAGAAAGTCTTTTAGTCAAGGTGTTTGTTGCTTTGAAGGACAGTGAATTGATAACCCCAATGCTAGAGTTCTCTCTCACTGACGAACAAGTAAGAGGAGGATTAGTCAAGACCACCGTTGACCTTTTGAAGGCAAATGTCATTCCATGGGAAGAAATATTCACAGCCTTAAAGGAAAGTGGATTAgctgttgaagttgttcGATTCTTATTAACAGACCCTGAAACTATAGAAGGAGAAATTGACTTAATTCTCGAATTGATTCCCAGattgattgaagaaaaagtcatCAATCTCgaagacttgttgaagattttaCCCCATACCTATACCACCACTACGAAAACTGGTACTACTACCACTGAAACCATCAGTTTTCCCTCTGGTGGGGATTCtgtccttgttgaactccCTATCACAACATTGTTGACATTTTTCGCAACCAACCAAACTTTGGTCGTTCCCACACCAACACCTACAGTCAATGGATTTTTGTGA
- a CDS encoding uncharacterized protein (EggNog:ENOG503PI7B) yields the protein MQFSTVALLFSAVVSAATVTETDLESTLVTITSCGTEVTDCPAATSSAANTTVANVSTWEGAANKQYAVGAAALAAGALLAL from the coding sequence ATGCAATTCTCCACTGTCGCTTTGTTATTCTCAGCCGTTGTTTCTGCTGCCACTGTCACTGAAACTGACCTCGAATCTACCTTGGTCACCATCACTTCTTGTGGTACCGAAGTCACTGACTGTCCAGCTGCTACTTCTTCTGCCGCTAACACCACCGTTGCCAACGTTTCTACTTGGGAGGGTGCTGCCAACAAGCAATACGCTGTTGGTGCTGCTGCTTTAGCTGCTGGTGCTTTGTTGGCTTTGTAA